Genomic DNA from Macadamia integrifolia cultivar HAES 741 chromosome 6, SCU_Mint_v3, whole genome shotgun sequence:
tctCTACACGGGGAACACGTAGGAGAAGAATCTCTGCAACTGGTCAGCTATAGAAGCAATGAAAATGGAACTGGGAAGTGCTTGGGGTCAGAAGGCATGGAGGTTCCTAACAGTAGTGAGAGAACAACATCCGCGCATCCAATGCATTACAAAGTTCGTCTCCATGGACTTGATGGCCAACACTCTGCTCGCAGCAAGTGCATCGCCTGCAATTCTGCACAGCCTGCAAGAGATACTTGGCTTCACCTCTCACGCCCATGGCCTCTGCATCAACGTGGGTACTCTTTCCCTTGACTGGCTTCCTTGCATGAAGTCTGCCGCTTCATTGATGACTCAGTTGGGGAAGCCCTGGGTTCTCGACCCGGTTGCCGTTTCGACCTCCGATTTTAGAATGAAGGCCTGTCTCGAACTCGTTGAGCTTAAACCCACCGTTATTAGAGGGAACGCCTCAGAGATTCTTGCTCTCTACAATGCTTCCTTGGGACCCGATAAGGTAATTGAATGATTAGTCTTTTGCTGTTCTTGCTCCTAAGGTTTGATGGGTTGATTGTTAAAACTTGAAATTAGTGAAACAGTATAAAGAAATTAATGATTTTGGGGAGTTTGGGTAACTCTCTGATTGAGTAAACAAGTTTATGGGTTATTTGGTTACAATTTTGAGTTGTTCCCAGGAAAGAGCAACCGTGTTTAAGTATCAAGATTTCAAGCTGGagctaaggctgtgtttggtagccaagaaaagaaaagagaagaaaagaaatgaaatggtgaaaaaataaaaaaaagtttgtatgtttggttaccattagaagaggtgaagaaaagaaaagaaaagaaaaaaaaagtttttatattttctcatgttttcttgtgtttttggcaagattttttttttggaaacaaaagaaaacttcaaaatTCCCGtgggaaattttaaaattcaaaaactgaatcttctcttggatgaGGACTTACCAAGCATAGCCTAAAGGATTCTATATACCATTGAGATTGACTCCACACTATTCTAGGGTTCAGAACCTTACACAAGcttatttttttctcactttATGTGAGGATCAGTTCATAATTAGGATTTTGTGTTGTAATTTGACTAGAAAACATAAATTGGGTATTGTTGAATGGATATTTTACCGTAATGTTTTTGGTATGATGCTATCCCCTGAAAATGTGGTGTTTACATTGTATTCGACGCTATATGATTTGTTACACATAAACTTCGAATTCAATGATACAGCCATTTACGCCGTTGGAGTCTGATGCAGATTGAATGAACTAAAAGAGCCAAGGGCTGACCTAAAATGACtttgggagaagtggtgagtaAAGACATGCATAAGCCTTATATCAAGTATGacttcgaatagagctgattggaagACAATgattcatgtagccaaccccatttagttgagataaggttgagttgttgtgGGAGTTTTGTGCATGAATGTCACCCATCCCAAAAATTAAATGAGAAGATGTGAACAGTCTATAATGGCATTCCCATGTCATATTTTTGGTGTACAAAATTGCTTAGGCTTCAGTTTCATTTCTTGCCTCAATTGTCTTTCTTAATTCCATATATTTTCAATACatttataaaatattatttgtaGAAAACTTGCCCAAATGTTACAATTGTCTATATTCTAGCCAAATCATCCTTGTCATTTGATGATTTGCTTCTGCAGACCATTATTGTGGAATCTTAAAACTTGACCTACTGGAATTTTGTCTAGATTTGGTCATTTCTTGTTGTTTAGCTATGAAATCCATTGAATGAGATAATATTTGGCTTGAACTCAGTTGTTGTCACTTCCTACCTGTGCTGTTACTTACCTCATGAACTCTTTCTATTCCTAAGGGAGTGGACAGTTCCCACAGATCACTGGATGCAGTGGAAGCAGCTAAATCCTTGGCTCAAGCAAGCAGTGCCATAGTTGCAGTATCTGGAGCTGTTGACATTATCACAGATGGACAGCAGGTGGTGGGTGTACACAATGGAGTGGCCATGTTGCAAAGGATTACAGCTACAGGTTGCGCCGTTACAGCCCTCATTGTTGCCTTTGTTGCAGGTGACTCCTGACATGCTTTTGAAGCCACAGCTTCGATCGGCTCTACCCATCTTTGGTCTTGCTGATGAAATTGGGATGGACATGGCTAAAGGTCCGGCTTCATTGAGGATACACTGCCTTGATCAAGCTACCGTATTTTCTGGGGTCAATATCACCACAATGTCATAAGGTCTCTAGTCCTGATCTGAAATGATATGCACGTTCGTTAAACAAAGGCGGGTTCCAGTTGGGATATGTATAATTTGTTGTAGGATAGATTGGTTTACTAAACAAAAACAATATGACCTCTGCACAAGAAAATAAATCTCAGTGGATTTGTAAGCTCAAAGTTTGTTGATGAATTTATTTAAGAGAGTTTGTGATCCTACCAAATTTCACAGTTCACATGGAGATTCATGGTTTGAAATCTCGCCGaaataaattttggaattttggtgttttttttttttttttcctgacagAAACGAAATAAGGTCTGAAATAACATTTGAAtaaaatttcggtcgaaattaaGACTCTGTCTCGCCTGTCTTGATGGTTTcagttccatttgcatattttgaaggaaaaacactccaacaatCCTCTAATTAGCAAGAttatcacacattttgacttccattagACTCatacaagatctacacattcaaagcttaggaaatgTAAAGTTATTTCTCCAAAATCAGGTAAAAATTTcagaacagttcgacggttgctgccaaacaaaggtgcaactctaaaacaatgtcatgtcctattatttttgtatttttttttttgttctaagTAAGTTTATTAATCTTtaaataagttacccaccaagtttcagctcAAAATATGACCGTTTGACCACTGAAACAGtcaatcgaaaaaaaaaaaaataaaaaaaaataaatcatttcggtcgaaattttgtcgaaacaaaacaaaatttcaatttctgaaccCATTGAAACACCGAAACAAAACGAAGTTTCGAACCTTGTGGAGATCACAAGTCTTATGCCTGACTAGGCAGTAATCTCGTTGATAAGACTTGACGGGATAATTCATGAATTAAATATCAGGTTACTGCTTTGGCCCAAACGAACTCGGTTATAGTTTCAATGTTCTGTAAGTAAACCTGCTAAAACCATGGCGCTAAGGAATGTTTAAATATGCACACATGCTCATGCATTTCATATTGATTGCTTCAGCCAATATTATTTTGGTTTACTTTATGTTCCTATGGCCATTATGCATCTTCATGCGCATACAACAAAAGgatattttctaaaattcatTGTTTGTTGCTATTGAACACAGGGCCAGttttttttggatttgattGTTTGACAACTTTTCAGAACTTTCAGTTATGATCTTTTGGGGTTTTAAAGGAGTAATCTCTGATACTTATCTTAAGAACTTAGGTTTTTGATACCAGAAGAGGAATGCATAAAAGTATTTGCCCCAAGAAGGAGTCCTAGAATTCTGTCTGTTTTCTGTATTTGGAAAAGTGCGGAATTTAAAAAACAGGAATCTTATGATATGTTGAGAATCTCTTATGATAATCATCCATGCTTGACTATAGATGGTGACTGGAACCCGTATTGGGTTATTTGCATAAGGGATGGGAAAAATTGCAGAAAACCGATTAAGGGGGGATCTTTTCTTTTCCTGGAGGATGGTGTATTGTGAAATAGTAGGGAATTGTGTGAAAATTCAGTATGAACTGGACCAGCCTAAACTTTTGGTCATTCTACATGTATTTGAGATTTTGGAAAAACTTCTGCTATTCACCAGCAGCCACTTTAATATAGAATAGAAGACCAATCCTTTGTAAAAAGTGTTCTATTAGAGGTTAgtggaagggtaaaaaaaagTCCTTTCATGTTTGAAGTTAACGGTGTTATACATTAGAGGTGCGGTGGATATTATTTTCAATTCGTAAGGTTATAGGAAGTTTTGAATATTTTTAGGGGaggtacaagaaaatttcccttTATTCTATATTTGAAGCTTCAGATCTTACTTGCTCTGTGACTTTGGGTGACTTTAAACTGGTGGTTGACCTACCTGTTGAATTTTTGGATTGGAAGAAATTTATCATTTCTCATTGTAAATCCAATACTTTTAATACTTAATTGACAGAATTACAACTTTTATATTTTGATGTGTATTTAAATGTGAGATGAGTACCTGATTCACAAGCTATCAGAAACTCCCAGTAGCAGGGAAACTACCTTCTGCTTTTTGTTGACCAGAGCAATATTAGTAGGTGAGATGGGATGTGATTCTTAGCAATGTCTCTGCTCCATCATTGACAAGCTGACCAGGTGGAATGAGTGGCCGGACTTCAGCATATCCACAGGCATTTCTTAACTTTCCAGTTCCACCGGTCAGAGACAGACTCTCCCTGGTGCTCCCAATCTTGTACACCCTCAAGAAGTTTTGATTGTATCCATATTCTCCACCCTCAATCATGGCTGATTAACTCCAACATTTGGGCTGTTCAATGAGCTGAGTAGGGGCTGTCAATGGGCCGAGTTGGGCTGGCACTAAGGtgtcttaactcaacccaagccctgACCAGCCTTAGGTCGGGCTAGGATATTTCAGCCCAGGCCCTTCCCTGTCCGgtttagcccaacccagcccatcCCTGATGGACTCTGATTGGGCCTGTCTTAAACCAATCTAGCCCAGCTCAATACTTTTGGTTACTTggctgcttgatcttgatgcattgcagaggttaaagaccaaagttttcgtatatatgtagattgtaTAAAACTAAAGATTAACCCGAAGGGGTTAGCAcagttggcttggaggggacacagagggtcaaagatccggacaacctgggtataaaaaaaaaaaaaaaaaaaaaaaaaaaaactaaagattTTTAGCAAATCTTTTTCTTTAAGTACCCATTCTGCCattcataattattattaacatatttatattattatatacttaatactTAATATGTAGGATTGAGTTggattgggtcgggttgggttgagacctcaatcTAGGCCCAGCCCAACTTGGCGTCGGGTCTGAAATTTTTAACCCTAGCCCActctatgggctgaaatcttaACCCAGGCCCTATTTGGGCTCAGGGTGAGTTCGGGCTCAGGGCGATTTGGAGTCAACTGATTGGGAAAGCATAGGGTTTGTATGGTCCAGGCATCCTACAGGGAACGGCTGAGCCAAAGTTCACCTGATTGGATCACAATTCACCACTGGACCCTGCAATTTCTAACATaaaaaagcaacaaatataGTTATAAGAATCTCCAGCCCCCTTTATTCCCTTTTCTTAATCACATGttactttttattaaaaaaagaaaaaaaaatcacatgttACTCAATTTTGTCTTCTAAAAGGTTCTTCCATTCTCAAAACTCTAAACttctcaagaaaaaaataaaatcccaaatcCACGTGTTTAAGCTAGGGTTTCATTGCACAAAGACAGTGAGGTTTGAACTGATGTTGTTCAAAAGATTGCTGGATAGATGCAAGATTTTTGGTATATTTTACTTTGCTCAAGAGAATGTTCAAAGTGGTTTTCTGCGTATAATCACTCATTGTCCTAGGAAAAAGGATAGAGACAGAGATAGTGATAGAAAAGTCCTATTTTATATACTTGTAGTAAGTTTCATTTCAAATCTGAAAAGGATACCAAATTAATGATATAATTTCTAGTCTAGGCCCTAAATCCCGACATAAGATTTGTTAGCTGTCAACCAAATGAAGGAAATAATTTTAAGGAGGAAGAATCTGTCTTTAATAAGAGAAATAACCTTGAATCTAGGCCCTTAAAATCTGCCTTTTGattaccttttattttattctttattattattattattttttaaattgaaggtgaaaaggattttcaaaataatttaaagtGACTTACCATTAGGATTGAAACATGCCGAGTCTCTTAAAAcactaacccaacccaaggtcctcaaaattcaatccaggcccaacccaaccctaattgaccctatcaaggCAAGGTTGGGTTAACCTTGGTTTctacaatggttggattaaccttggtTGACCTAGTTTtgccattcatatcttatatattaaaaaattataaaaaaaatgaaacaccaATAGGAGCTCTAaagttcaataaaaaaattcaaggttaaaattctggtcgggttgggccgggttgatGCCTCAACTGAGCCCGACCCAAGCCTGACACAGGGTTGGgttttttcaaccctaacctgccctcatggtaaaaaaacttggcccaagccttgttcgggctcagggcgggttCGGGTTGTCAGCGCCAAACATTCACCCCTACTTACCATTATGTCACTCTAGAAAACTTTTATAGTCTTGCATGTTTAGGATTTTACCTTAATTGAAAGAAAATGTGTGTTCCTACCCCCGAAAAAAATGTGTGTTAtactaaaagagagaaataaataaataaaaaaataaaattacaattttttttcaccaatttttgtaagaaaaaagtAAGAAGACTTTTATAAGAATGCACCCTCGTCGAAGTCTCTTTGCCTAGAGGGGGTGAAATGAAGGCACTGCCTCTGTGATATATAAAAAAACCACCCCATATTGATGATGCAATTGTGTGCCTCTTCATAAGGCCCCCGGCACATTTTTTCCCTTATCTTTTTTACTTCAGGAAAGTTACCTCTTGTTAGGAAACTATTTGTCCTCTTTTCCACTTATATCTTCATATGGAAAAGTCTCTTTCCCATCCCAAGTACATCCCCtcattttttcctccttttttcatCCTTCCTGTCACACATATTTCTTTTCTAGGAAAGTTCTTTCTTCTCGTGTTTTCTCCCTGAAATCTCTTTCTCATTTGTCTCTTCAACTCcaaatttgaagaagaagaagaagaaaaagaagagcaaaAGAATGCCCTTCTAAATTTTCCGAGTAACCCCCTATCATTAGGTATTACAATTCTTTGCTCTAAACTTTAGTTTGCGTGTGATATACCATTTACGATTTTTAGTATTTTCTGCTATAAGATCATGGATTATATATTtaagggcaagagaatgctCCTTGGTCACGTGGCCGTTGCACCTAGACTCAAAGGGGTGAACTGACGCCCCCACCCCTTTGAAATTCAATAATTCCACTCCTTGTTGATTATGTGTACCCCCTCATTGGCCCTCGTGCTTGCATAAAAACCGTATGACTagggagcattcttttcccctatgtttaatttaagatttttttttttttttttggttaagctTTTGTTCAAATATAACCTTATATTATTGTAATGATTTCATCcttcagttttttttctttattttttaaacatttaCCTTGTTTTAGTTTTCTTTATGACATATGGTAATATTGTTTGTATGTATCATATTCTCTAGGAAATAGTTTTCCAGGTGATTGGTATATTTCTACTAGTGGAGCGAGGTTGATGATTGAGTAAATTGTTTATTCcacatgtaaaattttttaattccaaTTCCCTTTTAACTTGACATTTGACTGATGTTAATGTAGATCGATATTCAAGCATTTGCTTAAGAATGGGATGGCTGAAGCAGATCAACTGTGGCTTAGTGTTGATTATCATTGTGACGTTATTACTTATCTTCCTGCCATTGGTCATACTATCCTTGCCTTCTCCACCATTGTTTCTTCTCCCTATTGCTCTTCTCATCCCAATCCTCATATTGGCTACCCTTGTTTATGTTGGTTGTGTGATGGACTGAATGTGGTAGACTTATTGAAGCTACACATTCATTTCCTCCAAATAGAAAAATGCAAAAACCTTGTCATGAAAGGAGAGGTCTTGAATAAttcattttatttgtattttcaaTATTATGTATTGGGTTGATAgaacatagattttttttttggataaataattGGTAGAGCATATAGACCACCCCTCTTATCTCTGAATCCAATTTACAAATACTGATATTGATACATGGTAGAATGTTAGCAATAGGAGCAGGGAATGATTAATCTAATGGTAATACCGGAAGTTTATgatttcaaagagaaaaaacaGTAACGAAATGCCACAGAGAAGCCAACAGACTTGGAAAATGCAATTACCATCTTCATTAGATTCACCTTCTTAGAGGCCAatagttaagttgcactattgcaatatGTTGGTCATAAGTTAAAAACTTCGAAACAACCTCTTCTGCAAAGTAGGGAGTAAAGCTGCATACGTTTACTGTTCTAGACCTTACAGTAGCATGAACCTCATGCACTAGATTGCTCTACAAGAATATTATATTAAAGTAATTATGTTGATCAGCATGCTTTTGCAAACTCAATTTAAAGAAACTCTTAGTCCTAATTAGTGAAATATAATGAGATACCTAATTTAAATATTTCCAAAATTCGTGCCACCTAGACCAATAAGGCCGCATACGCATACACGATGTATGTTCTAATTAGTGAAATATGTTTTGAAAACTCAATTTAGTTATAATTAATCTAGTTTAAGCGAAAGGGcaataaaattttgagaaatccAAGATCATGAGAGAGTGCATGGTAATAACAATCATAGAATCATAAACGTGCACAGATATACATGGTGAAATGTGGACATACATGGAGGAGCATTCGATTGAATGTTCTTTGAGCCACATACACTTTGATTTGGTAAGTTGCCTcgtatttattttcatattttgggAACCCTAGTCACTTCTCAATTATAAGACCCACCATTCAAGGGATATCTCTTGATTTCAATGGTCTTCTTCAGTTTATATTAGCTCCATAGACTACTTTGGAATGCCAAGTTAGAAATTTTCCCAATGGCTACGTGATTACATGACAATGTCTACagaatttgggtccaatcaatATTTTAGAAAAACGGAACTAGGGTCTCTGAATCGGCCAAAAACATAGAATCAAATTATCATTGGCAATGACTAAGGGTGCAGGGACCAAAAACATAGAATCAAATTATCATTGGCAATGACTAAGGGTGCAGTGGACCTGATTTTATTCCATGagatactctttttttttttggggggggggggatgaggCAATTATATCCTAACGAGTCCGGATCCTTTGTAGCCATTGCACTGGTGCAGTGAACATCCGGGGACTAAAAACATTTTGGGCACACACCCCAAGGGACTCCCAAATCACCACTACATTGGTGCAATGGCCACAAAGGATCTAGAGGCTATCCTAATGGCTGACCTTGGGGCCACATTTGGAACTAATTAAATTGCATTGCACCGTGCTACAAGCCGGAGTTCTAAAGTTGAAACAGACAACGGCCTATAAAGAGTAAACTAGGTACAATCACAGTgtttatattcttttccttcttagtggcatttttataatttcttGGGGAAGCGTTTTTTGTAAGCATGCTCAAAGGCCAACGAAAGCGTACGAGAAAGAATCTACAGGGATTTTGTTTTCCATGTCATAGAGATGGATCAATCATTTCACCCCGTGTTTGGGCATAGAGACACACTCCcccacaaaaaatatttttcccttttttatcctttttaac
This window encodes:
- the LOC122082234 gene encoding LOW QUALITY PROTEIN: hydroxyethylthiazole kinase-like (The sequence of the model RefSeq protein was modified relative to this genomic sequence to represent the inferred CDS: deleted 1 base in 1 codon; substituted 1 base at 1 genomic stop codon): MKMELGSAWGQKAWRFLTVVREQHPRIQCITKFVSMDLMANTLLAASASPAILHSLQEILGFTSHAHGLCINVGTLSLDWLPCMKSAASLMTQLGKPWVLDPVAVSTSDFRMKACLELVELKPTVIRGNASEILALYNASLGPDKGVDSSHRSLDAVEAAKSLAQASSAIVAVSGAVDIITDGQQVVGVHNGVAMLQRITATGCAVTALIVAFVAGDSXHAFEATARSALPIFGLADEIGMDMAKGPASLRIHCLDQATVFSGVNITTMS